A single Pangasianodon hypophthalmus isolate fPanHyp1 chromosome 27, fPanHyp1.pri, whole genome shotgun sequence DNA region contains:
- the spra gene encoding sepiapterin reductase a yields the protein MEAGKTSASSEAKDFGKALCIITGASKGFGRCLAKEISALLKPGSVLILVARSGEKLQELDEDLSSDSDGLVIRCVVADLGQKDGVERVIIEARKTPSSDINSLFLFNNAASLGDVSRYVRGFTDMDEVDRYLSMNVSSALCLTAGILQVFPGHVGLRRCVVNVSSLCALQPFPSWVLYCTGKAARDMMFRVLAKEEPELRVLSYAPGPLDTDMQLHARSNTADDNIRKSTTAMHAEGRLLTCEESVGKLIKVMLKDDYASGAHLDFYDL from the exons ATGGAAGCTGGTAAAACTTCAGCTTCGTCAGAGGCGAAAGACTTCGGCAAGGCTCTCTGCATCATAACAGGAGCATCCAAAGGTTTCGGAAGATGTCTTGCTAAAGAAATATCAGCTCTCCTAAAACCGGGCTCGGTGCTCATCCTGGTTGCCAGATCTGGAGAAAAGCTGCAGGAACTGGACGAGGATTTATCCTCGGATAGTGATGGATTGGTTATCCGCTGTGTGGTCGCAGATCTGGGGCAGAAAGATGGAGTGGAACGAGTTATAATAGAAGCCAGAAAGACACCAAGCTCTGATATCAACAGCCTCTTCCTGTTTAATAACGCAG CTTCACTGGGCGATGTTTCACGCTACGTCCGAGGTTTCACTGACATGGACGAAGTGGACAGGTATCTGTCGATGAACGTGAGCTCAGCGCTGTGCTTGACTGCTGGGATCCTGCAGGTGTTCCCGGGTCACGTGGGTCTGCGCCGCTGTGTGGTGAACGTGAGCTCTCTGTGCGCCCTGCAGCCTTTTCCCTCCTGGGTGCTCTACTGCACAGGGAAAGCGGCACGTGACATGATGTTCCGCGTGCTGGCCAAGGAAGagcctgagctcagggttctcAGCTATGCTCCAG GACCTCTGGACACAGATATGCAACTCCACGCCCGATCTAACACAGCGGATGACAATATTAGGAAGTCGACGACAGCAATGCACGCTGAGGGCCGCCTACTGACCTGTGAAGAGTCTGTAGGGAAGCTGATAAAGGTCATGTTGAAGGATGACTATGCATCTGGAGCTCATCTAGACTTTTATGATTTGTAA